The following are encoded in a window of Rubellicoccus peritrichatus genomic DNA:
- a CDS encoding glycosyl hydrolase family 28-related protein, with product MPHLFVLIGYLLFLTNAFGKTTSDLWGEEGELWSPSGRLPDFSYAGYRFGEEPLPMPPVTANVKDYGAKGDGITDDTASFRRAIAETKEGAILIPEGRYMLSDIIWIEKPNIVLRGEGPDETILVFTTELEDVKPQMRATTTGRPTSRYSWYAGFLWVNGTINSEPISEVTSEAMMGDQTLALADVPSVKVGERVVIELTDDDEQSLVSHLYSEDPGNTSKIKNPTIIKFVSRVESVDGESVKLERYLPFDVRSEWSPMLKTYEPTVSEVGIEDLTIHFPVKPYEGHFTERGMNGIGMNGASDCWVRNVRIENCDSGIILYSNFCTVDGVVFTSDREPTDGDTGHHGLRSGVDCLFQNFDFQTSFIHDLGLSYRNWGNVFKNGIGTRLSLDHHKGVTFDNLFTDLYVGSGERVWRSGGGSDLGRHCGARGTFWGIHSDQPIPLPPNSFGPDSINIVGIDTEAASIMQPGGKWVETINSDNLYPTDLHAAQLERRLSKKKGSDQHPVGH from the coding sequence ATGCCTCATTTATTCGTGCTTATCGGCTACTTGCTTTTTCTAACCAATGCTTTTGGCAAGACAACGTCTGATCTATGGGGTGAAGAAGGAGAGCTCTGGTCGCCGTCAGGTCGCCTGCCGGATTTCTCATATGCCGGTTATCGATTTGGTGAAGAACCTCTTCCAATGCCACCTGTTACGGCTAATGTGAAAGATTATGGAGCAAAGGGTGATGGCATTACTGATGACACCGCTTCATTTCGTAGAGCAATTGCGGAAACAAAGGAAGGTGCCATCCTCATACCCGAAGGTCGCTACATGCTAAGTGACATTATCTGGATTGAAAAGCCTAACATCGTACTACGAGGAGAAGGACCTGATGAAACTATCCTTGTCTTCACTACAGAGCTGGAGGACGTTAAACCTCAGATGAGAGCTACGACAACTGGGCGTCCCACTTCGCGTTATTCCTGGTATGCTGGATTTCTTTGGGTTAATGGAACTATAAATTCTGAACCAATATCTGAAGTGACCTCCGAAGCAATGATGGGTGATCAAACGCTAGCCCTTGCTGATGTGCCTTCAGTTAAGGTTGGCGAACGCGTAGTGATCGAACTAACGGATGATGATGAGCAGTCACTCGTGTCACATTTATACAGTGAAGATCCCGGGAATACGAGTAAGATTAAAAATCCAACGATTATCAAATTCGTAAGCCGTGTTGAGTCCGTTGATGGCGAATCTGTAAAGTTAGAGCGTTACCTTCCCTTTGACGTGCGCTCAGAATGGTCACCGATGCTAAAAACCTATGAACCCACGGTTAGTGAAGTTGGTATCGAAGACTTGACAATACACTTTCCTGTCAAGCCATATGAAGGACACTTCACAGAACGAGGTATGAACGGCATTGGTATGAATGGTGCATCGGATTGTTGGGTTCGAAACGTCCGCATTGAAAATTGCGACAGTGGAATTATTTTGTATAGCAACTTCTGCACAGTTGATGGCGTTGTATTCACTTCGGATCGAGAGCCGACAGATGGAGATACTGGCCATCATGGCTTGCGTTCTGGTGTCGATTGCCTATTCCAAAATTTCGATTTTCAGACCAGCTTTATCCACGATCTCGGACTGAGCTATCGCAATTGGGGCAATGTTTTCAAAAATGGCATAGGGACGCGTTTGTCTCTTGATCATCATAAGGGGGTTACCTTCGATAATTTATTCACGGACCTGTACGTAGGTTCTGGTGAGCGAGTTTGGCGTAGTGGTGGTGGCAGCGATCTGGGGAGGCACTGTGGTGCCCGCGGCACTTTTTGGGGCATACATTCCGATCAGCCCATACCGCTCCCACCTAATAGTTTTGGGCCCGATAGCATCAATATCGTTGGCATTGATACCGAGGCAGCATCCATTATGCAGCCAGGTGGTAAATGGGTTGAAACAATAAATTCCGATAACCTTTATCCGACTGATTTACACGCTGCCCAGCTAGAGCGTCGCCTTAGTAAGAAGAAAGGTAGTGACCAACATCCCGTTGGCCATTAG
- a CDS encoding sulfatase family protein has translation MSKKSSPNILWICTDQQRWDTLGAYGNEWVQTPVADQLAREGVLFENAYCQSPVCTPSRASFLTGRYPRTTRCRANGQDIPDTEVLVTRLLSDAGYVCGLSGKLHLSACNPSANIGTEKRINDGYDDFYWSHDPLPLWPTNQYIQWLTEKNIQFEDKPFEGSSYVSSGMPVEHHQTTWCAEKAITFMKENAKHDHPWCFSVNIFDPHHPFDPPPEMMSRYLDISKNIPLPNYVAGELDNKPAFQQNDHIRAYNTEGLYNYESMKEDDHRLVRAAYWAMCDLIDIQLGRMLATLKEIEQLENTIVIFMSDHGEMLGDHGIYLKGPYFYEPAIRVPLIISMPGIIQQNVRSNALVELTDVAPTLLEAAGLDPDPGMQGRSLWRILKGFEPVDKHREDIYCEFYSAMTWHKDPAAEATMLRTATHKLVVVHSLDCGELYDLVKDPNETNNLWDDPGHLDIKSKMLTLLSHRMAATVDPLPLCRAKW, from the coding sequence ATGAGTAAGAAATCTTCGCCCAATATTCTTTGGATTTGTACTGACCAACAACGTTGGGACACACTTGGAGCCTACGGCAATGAGTGGGTTCAAACGCCCGTTGCTGATCAGCTGGCACGCGAAGGAGTTTTGTTCGAGAATGCCTATTGCCAGAGTCCAGTTTGTACACCTAGTAGAGCGTCTTTCTTGACGGGGCGCTACCCTCGTACCACACGTTGCCGTGCAAATGGTCAGGATATTCCGGATACGGAAGTGCTGGTCACCCGCTTACTAAGTGATGCAGGATATGTTTGCGGCTTATCTGGTAAACTGCACCTCAGCGCCTGTAACCCCTCTGCAAATATAGGAACCGAGAAGAGAATTAATGATGGCTATGATGATTTTTACTGGTCGCACGATCCTTTGCCCCTATGGCCGACCAACCAATACATTCAATGGCTGACTGAAAAAAACATACAATTTGAGGATAAGCCTTTCGAAGGTTCCTCGTATGTTTCCTCGGGTATGCCTGTAGAGCATCACCAGACTACTTGGTGTGCCGAAAAAGCAATCACTTTCATGAAGGAGAATGCGAAGCATGACCATCCTTGGTGCTTTAGTGTGAATATTTTTGATCCACACCATCCCTTTGATCCACCTCCTGAAATGATGAGTCGGTATCTGGATATTTCCAAGAATATACCTTTGCCTAATTATGTAGCGGGCGAGTTGGACAATAAGCCAGCTTTTCAGCAAAATGACCACATTCGTGCCTACAACACAGAGGGACTTTATAACTATGAAAGCATGAAAGAAGACGATCACCGACTTGTTCGTGCTGCCTATTGGGCAATGTGCGATTTAATTGACATTCAGTTGGGGCGTATGCTGGCTACCTTGAAAGAGATTGAGCAGCTGGAAAATACCATTGTTATATTTATGTCAGACCATGGAGAGATGTTGGGTGATCATGGTATCTATTTAAAAGGTCCTTACTTTTATGAGCCTGCTATTCGTGTCCCACTCATTATTTCTATGCCTGGAATCATTCAGCAAAATGTTCGTAGTAACGCTCTGGTGGAGCTGACAGACGTAGCACCGACATTACTTGAGGCGGCTGGTCTGGATCCAGACCCTGGGATGCAGGGGCGCTCTCTGTGGCGAATTCTAAAAGGTTTTGAGCCAGTCGACAAACATCGTGAGGACATCTACTGCGAATTTTACAGTGCTATGACCTGGCACAAGGACCCCGCAGCGGAGGCGACAATGCTTAGAACTGCAACTCACAAATTAGTGGTAGTTCATAGCCTTGATTGTGGAGAGTTGTATGATCTAGTGAAAGATCCCAATGAAACCAATAATCTTTGGGATGATCCTGGTCATCTTGATATTAAATCGAAGATGTTGACACTTTTATCTCATCGTATGGCAGCCACGGTGGACCCTTTACCCTTATGTCGAGCGAAATGGTGA